One window of the Lytechinus variegatus isolate NC3 chromosome 3, Lvar_3.0, whole genome shotgun sequence genome contains the following:
- the LOC121411061 gene encoding uncharacterized protein LOC121411061 isoform X2, giving the protein MYWECCSILYPNAPCRLASPCRNGGVKSQDGARCICKPGWRGSSCLVPCAAGYYGHGCSRRCKCGRGAECDPMSGVCSCLDRDRCESRCRWNSWGTSCQHRCNCKTGCQCDADTGECICRSRSPRNRVSSPANMYLATLTQAGFLNVCGGECMNGGTCRTSGVCRCRNGFIGRFCENTCPEGSYGRNCQETCQCSSTAECLPESGLCMCPGYAASMYHCTGRCPVGKYGPYCMQTCNCPAGLLCNDVSGNCECPEGEVCDGSGGTTTQRNPVVTSPPKRRLPVTSSPAAANPANPANPGRGSSGTAPAASGPRTGTGTASGSSSWSSSSSSSHSVSATGSKYPAADPNDGTGTSKAAKPEIALQGDNTATSEERLGRGETLTLWAVIAVSSLLLLVVASVLIAILIKRQHQGSTVHVEGSHKKRLEDTNVYEIVESTNGPYRSNSKTIDKLAKKARERAESFKAQESISSITKEIYLLRTSSLSNMSTLNVPRKDHKATELFANWANSLRLNKSTNSLNEGSSSPGSSRSRSSSNTVTQPYATKTVPLDNDFDDYAEPVDHVSTLSKDFQPKRPLTMTNSDSRSSDRGYQSMYTSSGSNSSSNRTSAVYKPTEDSDYDELEEEVVDQEKIKHFRLTRSYTYSAPSKDQNGEYSCLNRGLNTNNRRGPDDKQNTSRGNTGYCSAVKTAETDGEYSHLNRSAKRLTHIPTRRIQAPTLRHDDEDDYDYLEANKPEQNTTKGNGNVHKKSDGKVDTRKNLPGDGGYDLLNRPFRANNDQYESIWPGKK; this is encoded by the exons ATGTACTGGGAATGCTGCTCTATTCTTTACCCAAATGCGCCATGCAGACTGG CGTCCCCCTGTCGAAATGGAGGGGTCAAGTCACAAGATGGCGCTCGGTGTATTTGCAAACCCGGTTGGAGAGGATCAAGCTGTCTGGTACCATGCGCGGCAGGGTACTACGGACATGGGTGTTCAAGGAGGTGCAAGTGTGGCAGAGGAGCAGAGTGCGACCCCATGTCAGGGGTGTGTTCATGCTTGGATAGAGACAG GTGTGAATCTCGGTGCCGGTGGAACTCCTGGGGTACATCATGCCAGCATCGGTGTAACTGTAAGACTGGTTGTCAATGTGATGCAGATACCGGAGAGTGCATCTGCAGATCTAGATCTCCAAGAAATCGGGTGTCCAGTCCGGCAA ATATGTACCTAGCCACCCTAACCCAGGCAGGTTTCCTCAATGTCTGTGGTGGAGAGTGTATGAACGGTGGTACCTGCAGGACCAGTGGGGTGTGTAGATGTCGTAATGGATTCATCGGGAGATTCTGCGAGAACACCTGTCCCGAAGGCTCCTATGGTCGGAACTGCCAAGAGACCTGTCAATGTTCATCCACGGCCGAGTGCCTACCCGAATCAGGGCTTTGTATGTGTCCAGGATATGCAGCATC TATGTACCACTGCACGGGACGGTGTCCGGTCGGGAAATATGGACCCTACTGCATGCAGACCTGTAATTGTCCCGCGGGACTTCTCTGTAATGACGTCAGCGGGAACTGTGAATGTCCCGAAGGTGAGGTGTGCGACGGATCAGGCGGCACGACAACACAAAGAAATCCAG TGGTGACGTCACCGCCTAAACGTAGATTGCCAGTGACATCATCTCCAGCAGCAGCCAATCCAGCTAACCCGGCTAACCCAGGCAGAGGATCATCAGGGACAGCGCCCGCTGCGTCCGGCCCACGCACAGGCACTGGTACCGCATCAGGCTCATCATCTTGGTCATCTTCCTCATCATCCAGTCACTCTGTATCAGCGACCGGTAGCAAGTACCCTGCAGCGGATCCAAACGACGGCACGGGCACGAGCAAGGCGGCGAAGCCGGAGATCGCTCTCCAAGGCGACAATACGGCGACGTCAGAGGAGCGGCTTGGTAGAGGAGAAACCCTGACATTGTGGGCCGTGATCGCAGTGTCTTCCCTTTTGTTGCTCGTTGTCGCATCCGTTCTCATCGCCATCCTAATCAAACGACAACATCAGGGATCAACCGTTCATGTAGAAGG ATCACACAAGAAGAGACTGGAAGATACTAACGTCTATGAGATTGTCGAATCCACCAATG GTCCATACAGAAGCAATAGCAAGACCATAGACAAGCTCGCAAAGAAAGCCCGGGAACGTGCCGAATCCTTCAAAGCTCAGGAAAGCATTAGTTCCATCACCAAAGAGATATACCTTCTACGTACATCGTCACTAAGCAACATGTCTACCTTGAATGTTCCAAGGAAAGACCACAAGGCAACCGAACTCTTTGCAAATTGGGCCAACAGTCTCCGTCTTAACAAATCCACCAACTCACTCAATGAAGGAAGCTCGTCACCAGGCTCGTCTCGAAGTAGATCGAGCTCCAACACTGTGACGCAGCCGTATGCCACCAAGACAGTCCCCCTTGATAATGACTTTGATGACTACGCAGAACCGGTGGATCATGTTTCAACCTTGAGCAAAGATTTCCAACCTAAGAGGCCTCTGACAATGACGAATTCAGATTCCAGGAGCAGCGATCGCGGTTATCAATCAATGTACACATCTTCCGGCTCGAACTCCTCATCGAACAGGACATCGGCAGTTTATAAGCCAACAGAAGATAGTGATTATGATGAGTTGGAAGAGGAGGTGGTAGACCAGGAGAAGATCAAGCACTTCCGGTTGACGAGATCGTACACGTACTCGGCCCCGTCTAAGGATCAGAACGGAGAATATAGTTGTTTGAATAGAGGTTTGAACACCAATAACAGGCGTGGCCCTGACGACAAGCAGAATACGTCGCGAGGAAACACTGGATACTGCAGTGCCGTAAAGACAGCAGAGACTGATGGCGAGTACTCACATCTCAATCGTTCAGCAAAGAGACTAACCCATATTCCTACCAGGAGGATTCAAGCTCCAACCCTACGCCACGACGATGAAGACGACTATGATTACTTAGAGGCAAATAAACCAGAACAGAACACGACAAAAGGCAACGGCAATGTCCACAAGAAATCTGATGGCAAAGTGGATACCCGTAAGAACCTTCCAGGAGATGGAGGGTATGACTTACTCAACAGACCATTCAGAGCCAACAACGATCAATATGAATCCATATGGCCTGGTAAAAAATGA
- the LOC121411061 gene encoding uncharacterized protein LOC121411061 isoform X1, which produces MGNVLNHSRISLFSSLNRNETVYLSNDWRMYWECCSILYPNAPCRLASPCRNGGVKSQDGARCICKPGWRGSSCLVPCAAGYYGHGCSRRCKCGRGAECDPMSGVCSCLDRDRCESRCRWNSWGTSCQHRCNCKTGCQCDADTGECICRSRSPRNRVSSPANMYLATLTQAGFLNVCGGECMNGGTCRTSGVCRCRNGFIGRFCENTCPEGSYGRNCQETCQCSSTAECLPESGLCMCPGYAASQSGGYDDSDEDESDSEYDEDSSDSELMNPVSSSYSMYHCTGRCPVGKYGPYCMQTCNCPAGLLCNDVSGNCECPEGEVCDGSGGTTTQRNPVVTSPPKRRLPVTSSPAAANPANPANPGRGSSGTAPAASGPRTGTGTASGSSSWSSSSSSSHSVSATGSKYPAADPNDGTGTSKAAKPEIALQGDNTATSEERLGRGETLTLWAVIAVSSLLLLVVASVLIAILIKRQHQGSTVHVEGSHKKRLEDTNVYEIVESTNGPYRSNSKTIDKLAKKARERAESFKAQESISSITKEIYLLRTSSLSNMSTLNVPRKDHKATELFANWANSLRLNKSTNSLNEGSSSPGSSRSRSSSNTVTQPYATKTVPLDNDFDDYAEPVDHVSTLSKDFQPKRPLTMTNSDSRSSDRGYQSMYTSSGSNSSSNRTSAVYKPTEDSDYDELEEEVVDQEKIKHFRLTRSYTYSAPSKDQNGEYSCLNRGLNTNNRRGPDDKQNTSRGNTGYCSAVKTAETDGEYSHLNRSAKRLTHIPTRRIQAPTLRHDDEDDYDYLEANKPEQNTTKGNGNVHKKSDGKVDTRKNLPGDGGYDLLNRPFRANNDQYESIWPGKK; this is translated from the exons ATGGGTAATGTCTTAAATCATAGCCgtatttcccttttctcttcccTTAATAGGAATGAAACCGTATACCTGAGTAATGATTGGCGAATGTACTGGGAATGCTGCTCTATTCTTTACCCAAATGCGCCATGCAGACTGG CGTCCCCCTGTCGAAATGGAGGGGTCAAGTCACAAGATGGCGCTCGGTGTATTTGCAAACCCGGTTGGAGAGGATCAAGCTGTCTGGTACCATGCGCGGCAGGGTACTACGGACATGGGTGTTCAAGGAGGTGCAAGTGTGGCAGAGGAGCAGAGTGCGACCCCATGTCAGGGGTGTGTTCATGCTTGGATAGAGACAG GTGTGAATCTCGGTGCCGGTGGAACTCCTGGGGTACATCATGCCAGCATCGGTGTAACTGTAAGACTGGTTGTCAATGTGATGCAGATACCGGAGAGTGCATCTGCAGATCTAGATCTCCAAGAAATCGGGTGTCCAGTCCGGCAA ATATGTACCTAGCCACCCTAACCCAGGCAGGTTTCCTCAATGTCTGTGGTGGAGAGTGTATGAACGGTGGTACCTGCAGGACCAGTGGGGTGTGTAGATGTCGTAATGGATTCATCGGGAGATTCTGCGAGAACACCTGTCCCGAAGGCTCCTATGGTCGGAACTGCCAAGAGACCTGTCAATGTTCATCCACGGCCGAGTGCCTACCCGAATCAGGGCTTTGTATGTGTCCAGGATATGCAGCATC TCAATCAGGCGGTTACGATGACAGCGACGAGGACGAGTCCGACTCCGAATACGATGAGGACTCGTCCGATAGTGAGTTAATGAACCCTGTGTCATCATCATACAGTATGTACCACTGCACGGGACGGTGTCCGGTCGGGAAATATGGACCCTACTGCATGCAGACCTGTAATTGTCCCGCGGGACTTCTCTGTAATGACGTCAGCGGGAACTGTGAATGTCCCGAAGGTGAGGTGTGCGACGGATCAGGCGGCACGACAACACAAAGAAATCCAG TGGTGACGTCACCGCCTAAACGTAGATTGCCAGTGACATCATCTCCAGCAGCAGCCAATCCAGCTAACCCGGCTAACCCAGGCAGAGGATCATCAGGGACAGCGCCCGCTGCGTCCGGCCCACGCACAGGCACTGGTACCGCATCAGGCTCATCATCTTGGTCATCTTCCTCATCATCCAGTCACTCTGTATCAGCGACCGGTAGCAAGTACCCTGCAGCGGATCCAAACGACGGCACGGGCACGAGCAAGGCGGCGAAGCCGGAGATCGCTCTCCAAGGCGACAATACGGCGACGTCAGAGGAGCGGCTTGGTAGAGGAGAAACCCTGACATTGTGGGCCGTGATCGCAGTGTCTTCCCTTTTGTTGCTCGTTGTCGCATCCGTTCTCATCGCCATCCTAATCAAACGACAACATCAGGGATCAACCGTTCATGTAGAAGG ATCACACAAGAAGAGACTGGAAGATACTAACGTCTATGAGATTGTCGAATCCACCAATG GTCCATACAGAAGCAATAGCAAGACCATAGACAAGCTCGCAAAGAAAGCCCGGGAACGTGCCGAATCCTTCAAAGCTCAGGAAAGCATTAGTTCCATCACCAAAGAGATATACCTTCTACGTACATCGTCACTAAGCAACATGTCTACCTTGAATGTTCCAAGGAAAGACCACAAGGCAACCGAACTCTTTGCAAATTGGGCCAACAGTCTCCGTCTTAACAAATCCACCAACTCACTCAATGAAGGAAGCTCGTCACCAGGCTCGTCTCGAAGTAGATCGAGCTCCAACACTGTGACGCAGCCGTATGCCACCAAGACAGTCCCCCTTGATAATGACTTTGATGACTACGCAGAACCGGTGGATCATGTTTCAACCTTGAGCAAAGATTTCCAACCTAAGAGGCCTCTGACAATGACGAATTCAGATTCCAGGAGCAGCGATCGCGGTTATCAATCAATGTACACATCTTCCGGCTCGAACTCCTCATCGAACAGGACATCGGCAGTTTATAAGCCAACAGAAGATAGTGATTATGATGAGTTGGAAGAGGAGGTGGTAGACCAGGAGAAGATCAAGCACTTCCGGTTGACGAGATCGTACACGTACTCGGCCCCGTCTAAGGATCAGAACGGAGAATATAGTTGTTTGAATAGAGGTTTGAACACCAATAACAGGCGTGGCCCTGACGACAAGCAGAATACGTCGCGAGGAAACACTGGATACTGCAGTGCCGTAAAGACAGCAGAGACTGATGGCGAGTACTCACATCTCAATCGTTCAGCAAAGAGACTAACCCATATTCCTACCAGGAGGATTCAAGCTCCAACCCTACGCCACGACGATGAAGACGACTATGATTACTTAGAGGCAAATAAACCAGAACAGAACACGACAAAAGGCAACGGCAATGTCCACAAGAAATCTGATGGCAAAGTGGATACCCGTAAGAACCTTCCAGGAGATGGAGGGTATGACTTACTCAACAGACCATTCAGAGCCAACAACGATCAATATGAATCCATATGGCCTGGTAAAAAATGA